In a genomic window of Spodoptera frugiperda isolate SF20-4 chromosome 18, AGI-APGP_CSIRO_Sfru_2.0, whole genome shotgun sequence:
- the LOC118277876 gene encoding mediator of RNA polymerase II transcription subunit 24 translates to MVTMDASKVTSKTSSLKALILKAWRERWTDIQWGINIKTILPRGVSGDLYNLADCILQQAMVGCGANQLVISYLKHSLASHLVSYAAVLQRIAKFDAFHKPHCIMSLLEFLEGVLDGITCRGKMEEEVLSFAVSSIILWLLQVYHYCLSKYPSSNAIQSQELLEKSTSLLNSIMNADFLLAMFYLAKQNDPKEYNEVTKKCQEITAFMMMNTQFKAPVTIHETLQKICNMDIDKIAPLNNKPEPVTHCLQALIAVNVLSNPSANMQQLSSQLLMVQRIKGYPLSRLYCELIRASFISLNDSSKDSTTQSLWAAFTFLKVPQVIHYLHNLCGTTAKDSEYSIEIAEAFEKLLQSTPLLDVVDTKNSCNSIVSLLEPLVKLNVVSESHLAYFKQKREHKDVKLQKLEPTGLQGSVPMFITRAEPTLTGILKTLGGDCHKTQDSLYAMLCQIVVGGTTLDTILAVATVEGKLKLFVSRLIKFNEFALVAANEKGAPQSKAYIFDISFLILCSIVQDYGADAVLDENGDSFFEKWVKECMAYQGVHKSPDQILQKCDPQLVEIFISHLSAPEFDFKNTNIKVHDLCINVSGVIKEILIAWEHGSLTASEVKCMLDSLRQKMACLAVCASVWLCSYINVVSQEAFLKPINMVQQFLVAPTEGELTQIDKFKERTVLMSQIVRKMQYDIHPPSLPKSKALVLTHNIISRQPILEQLQSVWEDIKTRGYLHIDSTHIVQSLLNTTGPIWFVTNLVKETLKFRYQEDLDRSIDIVLAMFHLDIEKCTEALLLHVLPQYLYNAKLCEDLVEPQCAVLAKLAVYCIYAALEYSNLNKGQPSRKRRHDDAEDLDMCSSSKVRRLNDNSSDSMYYSQGHTVSGTTLKEPLLSALDTLYTSFSQLAGKNGDITPQTDFILQFLVYVVQCGQDRAPLVLQKMPSELVPTLIKCLPDGFNISLILRLYDLSTPYGRKDTARDLCLMRNMRLRPD, encoded by the coding sequence atGGTGACAATGGATGCGTCCAAAGTGACGAGTAAAACTAGCTCGTTGAAGGCACTGATCCTCAAAGCTTGGAGGGAGCGGTGGACGGATATACAATGGGGAATCAACATCAAGACTATTCTCCCGCGAGGAGTTAGCGGTGATCTGTATAATCTAGCAGACTGCATACTTCAACAAGCGATGGTTGGCTGTGGAGCAAACCAGTTAGTAATATCATATTTGAAACATTCACTGGCATCTCATCTTGTATCATATGCCGCTGTTTTGCAAAGAATAGCAAAATTCGATGCATTTCATAAACCTCATTGCATCATGAGCCTCCTTGAGTTCCTGGAAGGTGTTCTTGATGGTATAACCTGTCGTGGCAAAATGGAAGAAGAGGTATTGTCGTTTGCTGTGTCGTCGATTATTTTGTGGCTGCTGCAAGTATACCATTACTGTCTCAGCAAATATCCATCATCAAATGCTATTCAAAGTCAAGAATTGTTGGAAAAGTCCACATCTCTGTTAAACTCTATAATGAACGCTGATTTTCTACTGGCTATGTTCTATTTGGCTAAACAAAATGATCCCAAGGAGTATAATGAAGTTACAAAGAAATGCCAGGAAATCACAGCATTTATGATGATGAACACTCAATTTAAAGCTCCGGTTACTATACATGAGACATTGCAGAAGATATGCAATATGGATATTGATAAAATAGCACCATTGAACAACAAGCCGGAGCCTGTTACTCATTGCTTACAAGCACTTATAGCTGTTAATGTGCTATCTAACCCTAGTGCTAATATGCAACAGTTATCCAGTCAGCTACTCATGGTACAGCGGATTAAAGGGTATCCATTATCAAGACTTTACTGTGAACTTATTAGAGCGAGTTTTATTTCACTTAATGATTCAAGCAAGGATTCTACAACTCAATCATTGTGGGCTGCCTTTACTTTCCTTAAAGTACCGCAAGTCATCCATTACCTACACAATCTGTGTGGTACTACAGCCAAGGACAGTGAATATTCCATAGAAATTGCAGAAGCATTTGAAAAACTACTTCAATCAACACCACTATTAGATGTTGTGGATACAAAGAACAGTTGCAACAGTATAGTGTCACTCTTAGAGCCTTTAGTTAAACTAAATGTAGTATCGGAAAGCCATTTGGCATACTTCAAACAGAAGCGAGAACACAAAGATGTTAAATTACAAAAGTTAGAACCAACTGGCCTTCAGGGTTCAGTTCCGATGTTCATTACTAGAGCAGAACCAACCTTAACAGGAATTTTGAAAACGCTGGGTGGTGATTGTCATAAAACACAGGACTCTTTATATGCAATGCTGTGTCAAATCGTCGTTGGCGGGACTACTTTAGATACTATACTGGCTGTTGCAACTGTAGAAGGAAAATTGAAACTGTTTGTATCTAGATTGATCAAGTTCAACGAATTTGCATTAGTCGCTGCAAATGAAAAAGGAGCTCCTCAATCCAAGGCatacatttttgatatttcatttTTGATTTTGTGTTCCATTGTTCAAGACTATGGCGCTGATGCTGTACTAGATGAAAATGGAGACTCATTTTTCGAAAAATGGGTAAAGGAATGCATGGCTTATCAGGGAGTTCATAAATCTCCAGATCAGATCCTCCAAAAGTGTGATCCACAACTTGtggaaatatttattagtcATTTAAGTGCACCAGAATTTGACTtcaaaaatactaatattaaagtTCATGATCTATGTATTAATGTTAGTGGAGTGATAAAAGAAATTTTGATTGCTTGGGAACATGGTTCATTAACAGCTTCAGAAGTCAAATGTATGTTGGATTCCTTGAGACAGAAAATGGCATGTTTGGCGGTATGTGCTTCAGTATGGTTATGTTCTTATATTAATGTTGTTAGTCAAGAAGCGTTTTTGAAACCTATCAACATGGTTCAACAATTTCTGGTAGCCCCAACTGAAGGTGAGTTGACACAAATTGATAAATTCAAGGAAAGAACTGTTTTAATGTCTCAAATTGTAAGAAAGATGCAATATGATATTCACCCACCTTCATTGCCAAAATCGAAAGCCTTAGTTTTGACTCATAACATTATATCGAGGCAACCCATTCTTGAACAATTACAATCAGTTTGGGAGGATATCAAAACCAGAGGGTATCTACATATTGACTCCACACATATTGTACAGAGTCTTTTGAATACGACAGGTCCTATTTGGTTTGTTACTAATTTAGTTAAAGAAACTCTGAAATTCAGATACCAGGAAGACCTAGATAGATCTATTGATATTGTTCTCGCAATGTTTCACTTGGATATCGAGAAATGCACAGAGGCCCTTTTGCTTCATGTTTTGCCACAATACTTGTATAATGCTAAATTATGTGAGGATTTAGTAGAGCCTCAATGTGCAGTGTTGGCAAAGTTGGCAGTTTACTGCATTTACGCTGCTCTAGAGTACAGTAATCTGAACAAAGGGCAGCCATCTAGAAAGCGTCGTCATGACGATGCAGAAGACTTAGATATGTGTAGTTCGTCTAAAGTTAGAAGACTGAACGATAATTCTTCTGATAGTATGTATTATTCTCAAGGACACACTGTTTCGGGGACCACATTAAAAGAGCCATTGCTTTCTGCTCTAGACACATTGTACACGTCATTTTCTCAATTAGCCGGAAAAAATGGCGACATTACTCCCCAAACAGATTTTATACTGCAGTTCCTAGTTTACGTTGTACAATGTGGCCAGGATAGGGCTCCATTAGTTTTGCAAAAGATGCCAAGTGAACTTGTGCCGACACTTATCAAATGTCTTCCTGATGGTTTCAATATCAGTTTGATACTTCGCTTGTATGATTTGTCAACTCCTTATGGTCGAAAAGATACTGCCAGAGATTTATGTCTGATGAGGAATATGCGCCTCAGACCtgattaa